AGGAATACAATCTGGGCGATGTGATAGTTATTGACATACTCAATCGATATGTCTATGAACATGACATTTTCGGAAACGCCCTAAGTTCCGAATCACCATATAATGTCAGGGAAACTTTAGCCGCTGTGTTCCTACCAGAATCTTCGTATTCAGCTGGAAATATCCCACGGCGTGTATGGAATCCTTCTTTCGGTGATGTTTTCAGATTTTTTGATTTCACTGGTCAGGTATCGTTTTGGAGATTTTTTTGTATCTTGTCACTCATTTTATTGGCCTATAAAGCTCTACGCCTCTTAAGCAGGGCAAGGATAAACAAGAGGTATAAGGCTAAAAGGAATATTGTTGGCCTCCTCGGTAAAGCTGACAAAAAGAATTTACGTGATTGATCATGCTTATGAGCTGAGGATGAACGCTCTATTAAGGATGCGGGTAGACAAGCAGAAAAGCTCTCTATGCGATGCTTATAGTCTCAAGATGCTACATAAAGTCTATTTTACATTTGCGCTTTCGCTATATCATCAAGCTTTAGGCTCTCGTCAACGGATCCAAACCCAGAAAAATAACATACCGACGATGAGAAATATGATCAGCCATGTCTTGATGCTAATCCTGGAGTTTTTGGCCATCACCAGCATATTACTTAGATTCGCCTTCacttttgttgaagttCTTTGGAAAGTGTCCCCCAAAGAATCCAACGTTTGATTACTTCCTCTGATCTCATCCCCCATTTTCAAAGACAAGGATTTTAATGCCTGAATCTTCTGGCTCATGACCCccatctcttcctcatttTGAGACTCTAAACGCGCCAGCGAGCTTTCCGAGTAATCAATTTTAGTATTACTTTCATAAGGTGAAGAAGGTCCGGTCCCTTGGCCACTCATTGCAGTGTCAAACAAACGCAATCGATTGTTGTCTCGCTGATGTAAAACATTATCGTGGTAACTTGCTTAAATTGTCAGTAAGAAGCTCACTCAAAAAAGGCCAGTCGTTGTAGCATGATCAACCAAACATACGTGGATTGCATCTCCTCCAGCGTGCAATGGATTCGATGGAATACCCATCCATCGATTTGCTTGACATCAGTGACTTCGTGTGTATTTCATCAATACGGATCAGTCTCTATCATTaagtgaaaaatcattCTGGACGTCCTGCCTCGATTACTCAGATTTAAGATCAAGTAGTTCATTCATCAATTATCTGGCGGTTACTCCGGTTAGATTACCAGTACACCGCTACTCTTAGCATGGAAGATGTTGTGTCGCCAGCCCAATCACTCAGTAAGATCAAGCACATTATACTTGTCCTCTCGGGCAAAGGTGGTGTGGGTAAGAGCTCGGTAACCACCCAAACAGCGCTAACGCTGTGTAATATGGGTCTCAAAGTTGGCGTTTTGGACGTAGATTTGACCGGACCATCGCTTCCTAGAATGTTTGGGTTAGAAAATAGGTCAATTATGCAGTCTCGGGAAGGCTGGCTGCCTGTTTCTGTCAAAGTGCCAGTGTCGTGTAAAGGGTCCTTAAGTGTCGTATCACTTGGATTTCTGCTCGACGATAGAGGAAATAGCGTTGTTTGGAGGGGCCCGAAAAAGACTGCCATGATCAAACAATTTATAACCGACGTCGCTTGGGGTGAATTGGATTATCTCATAATTGACACACCACCCGGTACTTCAGATGAGCACATTTCTTTAGCAGAGCAGTTAAGGTGGTGCAAACCAGACGGAGCCATTATAGTCACCACACCTCAAAACGTTGCCGTCGCAGAcgtgaagaaggagatcaaTTTTTGCCGAAAGGTTGAACTCAACATCTTGGGTATAGTGGAAAATATGTCAGGGTTTATCTGTCCACATTGTGCAGAATGCACAaatatcttctccagcGGTGGTGGTAAAAGGCTTGCGGATCAATTTTCCGTACCGTATTTAGGCAACATCCCGATAGATCCACGATTCGTTGAGATGGTGGAGAACCAGGGTGCGTCGAAACCTTCGTTGGCTGAGCTCTATaaagattcttctttgttcgagatttttcagctcattCTTCGGAAGGTGCTGGACCAGAATCATCCGCCAAGGGTGTAATGTAAGGTGAAGCGCCTATCATAAATATCGCAGCGGGTGTACTTTCTTCTTAATATCAAGAATTGGGGTCCCCGTTCCGAGACAGCTCCGCTGTTATAGTTTCTAATGTGGTTTTGGTCGATGGCGCAGTGATCCTTCTTAGCGAGGGAGGGAGATAACTATCATCAGCCTTGGTTGATGTGCGCTTCGCGGCCTGCGAGATTCTATATTTTGTAATTAGATCGCTCACTATCTCTGTGGGTTCAAGTTGGGCGCGACTCATGGTAGGGCTTGTTGACCTGGGTGAGGCCGCACCTGTCCTGTTTTCCGTCAGTTGTATAGATTCAGGCTTATCGGAACCcgattcttcttgctgtGTTACGAGTCGATCGCCAAATTTCTGATGCATTAAACCAAACAGAAGTGGGTAGTGTTGCTCGTTGAAACCGTGACCGTTTAGCAGTCGATTTTTCTGTGGAATCCTTGAGTCAATCTGAGAGAAAATAGTCAAAATACTATCTACGGTATTGTCGATCCCCTTGAGCGCACTGGCTACATTTTCGACATCATCGGAAAGTTTCTGCAACATGCTGGCGCCAATTGAGTTGTTATTCTGTGACCTGCTCGCTAGGACTTTGTCATACATGTGATTCACTTTCTTTGccgatttcttcagttGATGTCCAACTGTTTCCATTTGCTCATTTTCAAGATTGATGTCATTTCTGACTGCCTGATAGACGCAGTTGATGTCTTCTTTAACTTGACTGATCTCTCCTTCGAGCGCCTCATAGATTGATTGTAGTGTAAGCTGCTTGTGATTGGGAATGGATGATAAGCGcttcagctcatcaaaagcttcttcacCTTCAATCCTGCTAAAACTGTGCTTGTTCCTCCTAGTTCTCAGCGAACTTGCTGCCATGTTGACGCAGTTATTTCATCGAATACTACAATTCGAAGAGTTCGAGAACTTGATAGTTGAAACTCTAACAACCCGAAAGTAACATACAAAATAAAAATGACTCCAAAAAGGTTCGCAATGAAGGGCTAAGAGCCTACTTGGCAAGTCATGTGGAATACCGTGGGTGCAATTGTGTACATTTTTGGCGGTTGTTGCTCGAACGTCCTGACTCTAGAGAGCATTATTGATCAGCAAACGAATCGCGTGGGTAGCCTACTTACCTTTTGCCAGTTCGCAGTGGCATCAATAGAGGGCTTGTACAACTTCCTCGATTACAGTTCACGAATTCCTCGTTTGAGGACTCCTAAAGTACCTCTAAAAGTATATGTATTGATGGTCATCCTTTACTATACAAGCTCTGTGACAAATAATAGTGTTTTCCAATATGGAATTTCGGTGCCCCTGCATATTGTATTTCGATGTTCTGGAACGGTTATAACCATGATAATGGGCTGGTTGCTAGCTGGTAAGCGCTACTCAGTCATGCAAGTTTTCTCAGCCTCCCTAATGACCATTGGTGCCATCATAACGACGCTTTTTAAAGACAGAGAGTTCTCCAAAGAGACTACAATCCAAAAAATGCTAGGAAATGTCTCATCAAGTGCAGACAGTAAGTTTCTAGTCGGCATTTCAATGCTTTTTATCTCATCCATAGCATCATCAACCCTGTCTATATGCAATGAATGGTCATACCGGAAGTACGGCAAGCATTGGAAGGAGAGTCTGTTTTATACACATGCATTAGCGTTGCCATTATTTTTCCTAGATTACAAAGAATTGTACCAAGAATTCTGGTCGTTTGTTTCTCAAAGACCCTCGGCTATCACATTGCTTGGACATACATTTCGATTGAGCAAGCTAAATCTGCTTGCCGCTAATATCATAACTCAACACATCTGCGTAAGGGGAGTTAATTTACTTGCCTGCTATACCAGCGCGGTGACACTCTCTACAGTCCTCCTCGCTAGGAAGGTAATCAGCCTATTACTGAGCGTTCATTTGTTTGGTGGTACTTTTTCCACAACTGGTTACGTAGGAATCATTATTGTCCTTTTGGGAACTTTGATTTATGTTTTGAATCCAAATGATAATGCAGTAGGAAGTAAGAGGAGGACTACATAAAATTCAAGCACAATTTATAGGACTTGTAACACTCTTTTGATTCTACTGTTATCGTCCTGAATTGATGTCGCTCAACTATGAAATATCAACtaaacaaaaaaaaaaatgaaaacgCTACATTCAGCTTTGACATAAAAGAGAAATGATAGAGTAGAGGAAAATTCGAATCAAGCACAAGATGGAACAAGGGAGTAATGGTATGTTACCGGTTGTTATTCGGTTCTcgaatttcttctgaaagCAGCGAGCTAACTCAAGCCAGTTTTTCAACTAAAATACAACGAATACAAGCAAACATTGGAAGAGTTGCAAAGCAAGGTAATTGAGTTGAGCCATGATAAGGATGAGCACGACATCGTGCTGGAAACTCTGAGCAAAACTGATCCTGAGCGCATATGTTATCGCATGGTAGGTGGTGCATTAGTTCAAAGTGATGTCAAAACTACACTACCAATTCTAACCACTAAGAGAGACAAAATCACTGAGACGGTATCCAGGTTTAAAGCTGAACTCATCTCAGTTGCAcaagaatttgagaaatGGAAAAAGGATAACAAGATTCATGTTGTGAAACAATAAAGTAGAAACTCTGAGTTCCAGCCAAAGCGCCTCCCTCCTTGCAGGCTTAGCCTGCGAAGTTTGAACCTATACTTGGTGGCTATTGCATGTAAATTTTAATTATATGGAAGACGAGTATCAgttattcttcttctcagcgTTGATACTTTTGCTAACTTTCGAAGTTGATACGAAAAATATGACAAATATAATCCAGGCGAAAATAACAGCGAAAATTCCTGATAAGTAAACCCCCGCGTTTGTAATCTCCCA
The nucleotide sequence above comes from Torulaspora globosa chromosome 6, complete sequence. Encoded proteins:
- the BET1 gene encoding Bet1p (ancestral locus Anc_7.135) — protein: MSGQGTGPSSPYESNTKIDYSESSLARLESQNEEEMGVMSQKIQALKSLSLKMGDEIRGSNQTLDSLGDTFQRTSTKVKANLSNMLVMAKNSRISIKTWLIIFLIVGMLFFWVWIR
- the CFD1 gene encoding iron-sulfur cluster assembly protein CFD1 (ancestral locus Anc_7.136), which produces MEDVVSPAQSLSKIKHIILVLSGKGGVGKSSVTTQTALTLCNMGLKVGVLDVDLTGPSLPRMFGLENRSIMQSREGWLPVSVKVPVSCKGSLSVVSLGFLLDDRGNSVVWRGPKKTAMIKQFITDVAWGELDYLIIDTPPGTSDEHISLAEQLRWCKPDGAIIVTTPQNVAVADVKKEINFCRKVELNILGIVENMSGFICPHCAECTNIFSSGGGKRLADQFSVPYLGNIPIDPRFVEMVENQGASKPSLAELYKDSSLFEIFQLILRKVLDQNHPPRV
- the VAB2 gene encoding Vab2p (ancestral locus Anc_7.137), whose protein sequence is MAASSLRTRRNKHSFSRIEGEEAFDELKRLSSIPNHKQLTLQSIYEALEGEISQVKEDINCVYQAVRNDINLENEQMETVGHQLKKSAKKVNHMYDKVLASRSQNNNSIGASMLQKLSDDVENVASALKGIDNTVDSILTIFSQIDSRIPQKNRLLNGHGFNEQHYPLLFGLMHQKFGDRLVTQQEESGSDKPESIQLTENRTGAASPRSTSPTMSRAQLEPTEIVSDLITKYRISQAAKRTSTKADDSYLPPSLRRITAPSTKTTLETITAELSRNGDPNS
- the YEA4 gene encoding Yea4p (ancestral locus Anc_7.138), with product MWNTVGAIVYIFGGCCSNVLTLESIIDQQTNRVGSLLTFCQFAVASIEGLYNFLDYSSRIPRLRTPKVPLKVYVLMVILYYTSSVTNNSVFQYGISVPLHIVFRCSGTVITMIMGWLLAGKRYSVMQVFSASLMTIGAIITTLFKDREFSKETTIQKMLGNVSSSADSKFLVGISMLFISSIASSTLSICNEWSYRKYGKHWKESLFYTHALALPLFFLDYKELYQEFWSFVSQRPSAITLLGHTFRLSKLNLLAANIITQHICVRGVNLLACYTSAVTLSTVLLARKVISLLLSVHLFGGTFSTTGYVGIIIVLLGTLIYVLNPNDNAVGSKRRTT
- the GIM4 gene encoding tubulin-binding prefolding complex subunit GIM4 (ancestral locus Anc_7.139), with the protein product MEQGSNVFQLKYNEYKQTLEELQSKVIELSHDKDEHDIVLETLSKTDPERICYRMVGGALVQSDVKTTLPILTTKRDKITETVSRFKAELISVAQEFEKWKKDNKIHVVKQ